The following proteins are co-located in the Rhodothermales bacterium genome:
- a CDS encoding GNAT family N-acetyltransferase encodes MSHSDSHQRPALGKLVPFAGVSVEEISMGRIDVVRELNTAIFHEERIINTFDREDLLILLAWYEGLPVGFKIGYRYGKETFYSAKGGVLPAFRRQGVARILLYEMLDRVRARGYKRFIYDTFPNKHPGMTVMGLAEGFRVVRADYNPVYRDYRIQLEKVL; translated from the coding sequence ATGAGCCACTCGGATTCGCATCAGCGCCCGGCACTGGGGAAATTGGTCCCGTTCGCCGGCGTGTCCGTGGAAGAGATTTCCATGGGCCGGATCGATGTCGTGCGGGAGCTCAATACGGCCATCTTTCACGAAGAGCGCATCATCAACACCTTCGATCGTGAGGATCTGCTCATTCTTCTAGCCTGGTACGAGGGGCTGCCGGTTGGCTTCAAAATTGGCTACCGTTACGGGAAGGAGACCTTCTACAGCGCGAAAGGAGGGGTCCTGCCCGCGTTTCGCCGGCAGGGGGTTGCTCGTATCCTGTTGTATGAAATGCTCGACCGCGTCCGTGCGCGCGGCTACAAACGGTTCATCTACGATACCTTCCCTAATAAACATCCGGGTATGACGGTCATGGGCCTCGCCGAGGGGTTCCGCGTTGTCCGTGCGGATTATAACCCGGTCTATCGCGACTATCGGATTCAGCTCGAAAAAGTCCTGTAG
- a CDS encoding DUF5683 domain-containing protein, giving the protein MRLPFVLLSLTLCVAGHLAPARAQDADSIRVDSIRVESQAGPTPETRPFAGHDPNRALKRSLVFPGLGQAYNRQYWKMPVVYAGLGAAASMAVYFGNRHRLFTRAFQYRGWQQELEEGEPHPFPYYADEYAQVVAEIGQGRDLSASSIRPFRDKFRRNRDLSFFGVGLVYGLTALDAFISAHLLDFDVGEDLTATVVPHPGGQGVTLSMTW; this is encoded by the coding sequence ATGCGCCTACCCTTCGTTTTACTCTCCCTGACCCTTTGTGTCGCCGGCCATCTGGCGCCGGCGCGGGCGCAGGATGCGGACAGTATCAGGGTAGACAGTATCAGGGTAGAAAGCCAGGCCGGCCCAACGCCGGAAACACGGCCGTTTGCCGGGCACGATCCCAATCGGGCGCTCAAGCGGTCCCTCGTATTTCCAGGTCTCGGGCAGGCGTATAACAGGCAGTACTGGAAGATGCCCGTCGTCTATGCTGGCCTGGGCGCCGCGGCTTCGATGGCCGTGTACTTCGGAAACAGGCACCGGCTCTTCACCCGCGCCTTTCAGTACCGGGGCTGGCAGCAGGAACTCGAGGAAGGCGAGCCCCACCCGTTCCCATACTATGCCGATGAATACGCGCAGGTGGTGGCGGAAATCGGGCAGGGCCGAGACCTCTCCGCCTCCAGCATCCGGCCCTTCCGAGATAAATTTCGGCGCAACCGTGACCTTTCCTTTTTTGGCGTCGGCTTAGTGTATGGGCTGACCGCCCTCGACGCGTTCATCAGCGCCCATCTCCTCGATTTTGATGTCGGGGAGGATCTGACGGCGACCGTTGTGCCGCATCCGGGCGGCCAGGGCGTGACGCTCAGCATGACCTGGTAG
- a CDS encoding ParB/RepB/Spo0J family partition protein codes for MAKKVALGRGLNALLPTAESGGETAESAAARQSRRFAAAERESGRAGSVLEIDVELIQPNPYQPRTTFDEEALDELAASIQQLGIIQPITVRSLGEGRYELISGERRLRAARRAELRQIPAYIREADTEAMLEMAIVENVQREALNPMEVAFGYQRLIEECQLTQEKVAQKVGKKRATVANFLRLLKLPPLVQAALSDNSITMGHARALITVEDEQAQIGILHALLNDGLSVREVEERVRAWQQAQQAPEKKEAATRSDNDAFARADRDQLQIQALGSRLRTRLSTQVHIKAKKGAEGGRIEIEFYTSDDLERLMELLLGH; via the coding sequence ATGGCCAAGAAAGTAGCCCTCGGGCGTGGATTAAACGCCCTGCTCCCAACCGCTGAATCCGGCGGCGAGACGGCTGAATCCGCCGCCGCGCGGCAGAGCCGGCGGTTCGCCGCCGCGGAGCGTGAAAGCGGCCGGGCCGGCTCCGTCCTCGAGATCGATGTCGAACTCATCCAGCCCAACCCGTATCAGCCCCGCACCACGTTTGACGAGGAGGCGCTGGACGAACTGGCCGCATCGATCCAGCAGCTGGGCATCATCCAGCCGATCACGGTCCGCAGCCTCGGCGAAGGCCGGTACGAGCTGATCTCGGGCGAACGCCGGCTCCGCGCCGCCCGCCGCGCCGAACTGCGCCAGATCCCAGCGTACATCCGGGAAGCCGATACCGAGGCGATGCTGGAGATGGCCATTGTGGAAAATGTGCAGCGCGAGGCGCTCAACCCGATGGAGGTCGCCTTCGGCTACCAGCGCCTCATCGAGGAGTGCCAGCTCACGCAGGAGAAAGTCGCCCAAAAGGTCGGGAAGAAACGCGCCACCGTGGCCAACTTCCTGCGGCTTCTCAAGCTGCCGCCGCTCGTCCAGGCCGCCCTCAGCGACAATTCGATCACCATGGGGCATGCCCGTGCGCTGATCACCGTCGAAGACGAGCAGGCGCAGATCGGTATTCTGCATGCGCTCCTGAACGATGGGTTGTCCGTGCGTGAGGTGGAGGAGCGCGTGCGGGCGTGGCAGCAGGCACAGCAGGCGCCGGAGAAAAAAGAGGCCGCCACCCGATCGGATAACGATGCTTTTGCCCGTGCCGACCGAGACCAGCTGCAGATCCAGGCCCTCGGATCCCGCCTCCGTACGCGGCTGAGCACCCAGGTGCATATCAAAGCCAAAAAAGGCGCGGAAGGCGGGCGGATCGAGATCGAGTTTTATACGTCCGACGATCTCGAGCGTCTCATGGAATTGCTCCTGGGGCACTGA
- a CDS encoding ATP-dependent helicase: MARRFVLKADPAVQARLSIPYAAELNEQQYAAATAAGGSVLVIAGAGTGKTRTLVYRVAYLVETGTPPEQIVLLTFTRRASSEMLTRASALLDGRCSRVRGGTFHAFCLTLLREHAGAIGFPNRFNILDASDDADVIDVLRTARGLHKASVRFPRKKTLQALFSTVTNREMGLDDVLASSYPQFLDHLEALYQLFEDYAAYKREHGLMNYDDLLYYAEALLAQDSGIRRSVSAGCRHILVDEYQDTNRLQATLVQHLASVHGNVMAVGDDAQSIYRFRGADAANIFAFPERFPGTKVLKLEQNYRSTQAILDLANHVISRAHRKYDKRLFTHREGGELPGLVAASDDRFESRFVCQMVLELREQGVALNRMAVVFRSSFNSYDLEVELSRRGIPYVKYGGLKLSEAAHVKDVLAYLRVLENPRDAVAWHRLLQLLEGVGPKTARDLAVWIAADRPEPFALEARPFSPRYAERLQELFQLLRTLHQQPPALSDQIDRILQHYDPLLKKAYFEDYPKRLQDLEHVAALTQNYTDRAAFLSALALDPIELTAIDTAPVDDDEPPLILSTIHSAKGLEFDTVFLLHALDGILPSGYALKDVESLDEELRLMYVAVTRAEQRLFISYPVLQHRRHLGEILSNPSRFVQDVPEHLLEPWSLLDEGAPPPHTDDTALLPF; the protein is encoded by the coding sequence ATGGCGCGGCGTTTCGTACTCAAGGCAGACCCCGCTGTTCAGGCCAGGCTCAGCATCCCGTATGCGGCCGAGTTGAACGAACAGCAGTACGCCGCCGCTACGGCGGCTGGCGGATCGGTGCTGGTTATTGCCGGCGCCGGCACCGGTAAGACGCGTACGTTGGTGTACCGGGTCGCCTACCTCGTCGAAACCGGCACGCCGCCCGAGCAGATCGTCCTGCTCACGTTTACGCGGCGGGCCTCCAGCGAAATGCTCACCCGCGCCAGCGCCCTTCTCGACGGCCGCTGCTCCAGGGTCCGCGGTGGCACCTTCCATGCCTTCTGCCTGACGCTGCTCCGCGAACACGCCGGCGCCATCGGCTTCCCGAACCGCTTCAACATCCTCGACGCCTCCGACGACGCGGATGTGATCGACGTCCTCCGCACCGCGCGCGGCCTCCACAAAGCGTCCGTCCGCTTCCCCCGTAAAAAAACACTCCAGGCGCTGTTTTCGACGGTGACCAACCGGGAAATGGGGCTCGACGACGTGCTCGCCTCGTCCTACCCCCAGTTCCTCGACCACCTGGAAGCGCTCTATCAGCTCTTCGAGGACTATGCGGCCTACAAGCGCGAGCACGGGCTGATGAACTACGACGACCTGCTCTACTATGCGGAGGCTCTCCTCGCGCAGGACTCCGGCATCCGCCGAAGCGTTTCCGCCGGGTGCCGGCATATCCTGGTCGATGAATACCAGGACACCAACCGCCTCCAGGCCACCCTGGTACAGCACCTTGCCTCCGTTCACGGCAACGTCATGGCTGTCGGCGACGACGCGCAGAGCATCTACCGCTTTCGCGGGGCGGACGCGGCGAACATCTTTGCCTTCCCCGAGCGCTTTCCGGGTACGAAGGTCCTCAAGCTCGAACAGAATTACCGATCGACGCAGGCGATCCTGGATCTCGCTAACCATGTTATCTCCCGCGCCCACCGGAAATACGACAAGCGCCTCTTCACCCACCGCGAGGGCGGCGAGTTGCCAGGCCTCGTGGCCGCGTCGGACGACCGCTTCGAAAGCCGCTTTGTCTGTCAGATGGTGCTCGAGCTGCGCGAACAGGGGGTAGCGCTGAATCGAATGGCCGTGGTGTTTCGAAGCAGTTTTAACTCATACGACCTGGAGGTGGAACTGAGCCGGCGAGGTATCCCGTATGTCAAATACGGGGGATTAAAACTGAGTGAGGCGGCCCATGTAAAGGATGTCCTGGCCTACCTGCGCGTACTCGAAAACCCGCGCGATGCCGTGGCGTGGCATCGGCTGCTGCAACTCCTCGAAGGCGTGGGCCCCAAAACCGCCCGAGATCTGGCCGTGTGGATAGCCGCCGATCGACCCGAGCCCTTCGCGCTGGAGGCGCGCCCGTTTTCCCCCCGGTATGCCGAGCGGCTCCAGGAGCTTTTTCAGCTCCTGCGCACCCTGCACCAACAACCGCCAGCGCTGTCGGATCAGATCGACCGGATTCTCCAGCATTACGACCCCCTCCTGAAAAAGGCGTACTTCGAGGATTACCCCAAACGGCTGCAGGACCTCGAGCATGTCGCGGCCCTCACCCAGAACTACACCGACCGCGCCGCATTCCTCTCCGCGCTCGCCCTCGATCCCATCGAACTCACCGCCATCGACACGGCCCCTGTCGACGACGATGAACCGCCCCTCATCCTATCGACCATCCACTCGGCCAAGGGGCTCGAGTTCGATACGGTATTTTTATTGCACGCGCTCGATGGCATCCTGCCTTCGGGGTACGCGCTGAAAGACGTAGAATCCCTCGACGAGGAGCTGCGCCTCATGTATGTGGCCGTCACACGCGCCGAGCAACGCCTGTTTATATCGTACCCGGTCTTGCAACACCGCCGGCATCTGGGCGAGATTCTCTCGAACCCCAGCCGCTTCGTGCAGGATGTGCCGGAGCATCTGTTGGAACCCTGGTCCCTCCTCGACGAGGGCGCGCCGCCGCCGCATACCGACGACACGGCCCTTCTGCCTTTTTGA
- a CDS encoding AAA family ATPase, producing the protein MGKVIAVANQKGGVGKTTTAINLASSLAATEHPTLLIDIDPQANCTSGVGIDPRTTAASTYEVLIGQTTPEEGARPTDMPFLDIVPSHINLVGAEIEMIDIEERESILKKAVARARKKYDFIVIDCPPSLGLLTLNSLTAADSVLIPVQTEYFALEGLGQLLNTIKIVRQHLNPDLEIEGVLLTMYDARLRLSNQVAEEVRRYFGDKVFETIVQRNVRISEAPSFGKPVLLYDATSQGARNYIALAREILKNNQHFLKAGGYAEGRAAQMGSRESNAPHSDSPSTPANGFSR; encoded by the coding sequence ATGGGAAAAGTCATCGCAGTTGCGAATCAGAAAGGGGGCGTTGGCAAAACAACTACGGCGATCAACCTCGCTTCGTCGCTCGCGGCCACCGAACATCCGACGTTGCTGATCGATATCGACCCTCAGGCCAACTGTACATCGGGCGTCGGCATCGATCCGCGCACTACCGCTGCATCGACCTACGAAGTACTCATCGGGCAGACCACGCCCGAGGAGGGCGCACGCCCGACCGACATGCCGTTCCTGGATATCGTCCCGAGCCACATCAACCTGGTGGGCGCCGAAATCGAGATGATCGACATCGAGGAGCGGGAGAGCATCCTCAAAAAGGCGGTCGCGCGCGCTCGTAAAAAATACGATTTTATCGTGATCGACTGCCCGCCGTCGCTGGGGTTGCTCACGCTGAACTCCCTCACCGCGGCGGACTCGGTGCTGATCCCGGTGCAGACCGAATATTTCGCCCTCGAGGGGCTCGGCCAACTGCTCAACACGATTAAGATCGTCCGGCAGCACCTGAACCCCGATCTCGAGATCGAAGGCGTCCTGCTCACGATGTACGATGCCCGCCTCCGGCTTTCCAATCAGGTCGCTGAAGAAGTGCGTCGGTATTTCGGTGACAAGGTGTTCGAGACCATCGTGCAGCGCAACGTGCGCATCTCCGAGGCGCCGAGCTTCGGAAAACCTGTGTTGTTGTACGATGCTACCAGCCAGGGCGCGCGCAACTATATCGCCCTGGCGCGTGAGATCCTGAAGAACAACCAGCACTTTCTGAAGGCTGGCGGCTACGCCGAGGGTCGGGCGGCCCAGATGGGCTCCCGCGAATCGAATGCCCCTCATTCCGACAGCCCCTCGACGCCGGCCAACGGCTTCTCCCGCTGA